The genomic interval ATGTACTTCCCATCTTCTGCAAGAACAATCCCGAAACTAGATGACACATATGATATGTCAATAACTCTATATAATGGTTGTTCTTTCAATTTCTACATGATAAGTTTAGAAACCCACTTCTTGCTTACTTTTGGATGCGCTGTCGTACCAATGTCTCCACCGCAAATGTGAGTTAATTAAATTGTCTTTAGTTGAAATGTGCCTACATTTCCCTCTTTCAAAGCATGCACTTGTCATTGCATTCTGAAACAGCGCACCTTACGAGCACccaaattttatcatttttttataaatgtaaagtcaAAATGCCCAGAAAAATTATGTTAGGAGAGAAAACTATTACCATTGGGGTTCATGCTACTTGATAAGGATTCTctgtattgaaaaaaaaattgcaaaatacacacgaatcaataataatacacacgaaacaaatattttacataGGAAACAAATATTCTACATGGAAAACATATATCATACACGGGAAATTAGAATAATAAACAGGAAGCTTGTAGAGTACACAAAAACCATGAATAATTGACAATAAGTTATATTAATACACAGGAAATGATTGTCATTCACAGTACTGACATCTAGAACATAGGAACACATAAAAGACAAGTAACCAGCAATAGCAGTGATTGTTGTATTACAATGGGATTCAGGAGACCGAGTTTCCATTTGCAGGCACACTCACTTCCTCGATTATGATGTCCACAacaaatttgttgaaactaTAGTATATATGACATATGCGTTGAAAATCCGCGTCCGACTCAATTAGGCAAAATGTTTTGTATGCTTCACTCTCACTTAAGAAATATTTAGGGCTCAATGCGCACATATCTCACCCATAACTGACTCCCATGAATTTAAGACAGTGAATTGAAGCACACGTCCTTCTCCTTTATATCGCGCTATGGCGGAAAATGTTTCCATTGTTAATGACAGttacatgaaatttcaaaaagcttGTAAGAATCCACATCCACAAAAGAATGACAAAAGTGAAAAAGCTTGTTATATTCCAGACGcaaaaacatgtaaaataacacaaacaagacgaagaagaagaagaagaagaagaagaagaagaagaagatgacgacgacgacgacgacgacgatgatgatgatgatgaagatggagaagaagaagaaggagaagaaaaagaaaaagaagaagatgaagatgaatatgaagaagatggagaagaagatggagaaaaagatgaagaaggcgatgaagaagaagaagaagaagaagaagaataacaacaacaacaacaacaacaccaccaccaccaccaacaacaacaacaacatcttaCGTGTAAATATCTTCACTTTAACCTACTAACTAACAAGATGGAAAAGACGAAGTTGAAGTTTCGGCAAACAAACCAAGATGAATAAGGAGAAGTTCAACAAAAATGGCAAGAATGAGAAGGATGAGTGAAATATCTTCTCTTTTCTGACAAAAAAGCTTCATTGGAAGATATGACCATACTTTTCATTAATTGTGATGTGACTTGAAGGGAAAAttgtctcttttgtttttttccatcTCATATGGGTACATGGGCATTTGTGACATTTTACTTCCCTTTAACTGACGGAAGTAACACAAAGGGCTGAAAagaatttggattaaaaaaggAGGGATCTAATGGGAAATGCAATTGTCAGAGGGACTGCAATGGAAGTTTGAAACTATCCAGGGACTTTTAggtaatttttcctaaaaaaatgaattaaaattaattgataatataaaatttataaaaaattgagttaatttttcaaaattacccttattaaataaaaagtgtTAGTTGGACatgatttattaaaagttatacatATACATCCAATATATagaatagatttaaaaaatatatatttaatgcttctttaattttgtaaatagaaATGTGAAAATGATCGAGTAAACCTTTTAAAATAGAACAATTAAAAGGATCAGAGAGAGTACTTTATTAAAATTCTCTTTCTTagaacatcaatttttttttttttactatgaaCTGTGGACAGTCCATGTCAAGAGCCTATCTTTTCAGCAAGGACATGAACATCTGAGAAAATTTGTGCCAATAAATTAAGAGGTCATTGGCTTAATTTCtcataattgttttaaaattgtaaaaatctttcattaaataaaaatgaggtTGAAAAAAATGTTACACCCTCTATTCTCAAATAAGTAAGTTGTTGCAGTGAGTACTGCccaaagataagaaaattgataaatctcttaaaatcttataaaaatttaattatgggATTAAATTGCCCCTTTTTGGACTATTTATTCTATTAATGCAtagtctttttatttaaaattatattagtaCTTGATACATATGTGTAGGTTCGATTAataaattttggatatataaaATTGCTTAGAGCTCATAATAAATACTTTCTTggtattataaaaacaaataattgggaaaagtaataaataatttcttggtattataaaaaattggtGAAGTTGGAGAAATTGGTATTATAAGAACATTGGAAAAGTAATTAGCTAAAACAACATTTGTTTGAAATAGAGTtagtattttcaaaatatatatatatagttagtaTGTTATTTCTTCGTAATGTTTATTtcaataatgtttatttccaaAACATCACTAATGAACCTAgaaattattactattactattattattattattattattattattattattattattattattattattaatcgaAAACATCACTAATGTAACAGCCCGTTTGGATGCAAGTAATCATCCCCCTCTAGAGGGGGATGTTTACTAATCCCAATGgatacccatgtttgggtatcCATTGAGCAACTTGATTACCTTTGAGAGGGGCTAAGAAGTCACTTGGGGAAGGTAATACTCATTACCCCCCAATATTGGGGGTAATGGCCATTCTAGCACCTTTAAAAGTCCATATTGCcccttattaatatttttcagatcttttctttctcctttcCTCTCCATCCAACAAACCCTTTCTCCTCCTCCCATCTAAAGAATTTCACCAGCTGAGAATTTGTGATTGACAAAGGAATGCGTTAATCTTGGAGGTCTGCACAGATCAACCATTAttgatcatcatcaacaaaggagcgcGTGGATTTGTGAGGTCTAAACCTTCAGCAACTTCAATCGCTTTTTCTCTGGTACGCAAACATCAAGGTAATACTTGCATCATGATCCTTGTGTATCTTCCCTGCATATCTATCGAGCATGGCACCAAACATTTGACTGATGTTCTCACGATGGTGTGTGTGTGACGTCGAACCTTCAACAATTCCTACGAGTTGACTGATGGTAGGAATTGTTTCTACCGATTTTGATGCTTTTGTTTGCATAATGGAAGACTTGAGCTAGTAAATGCCCATCCATATAAATGACCAGGaactttcatttttctttttgaactcCAACAAAAGTCAAGATCAGCaaagcaaattattttttttaaaatgtcacattgctttttttttatcaactttAAAGCAATTATGGACCAAATTTGAAGTGGGTGGGAAGATTTATTTTTggtctatatatttttatttgctccATCGAactcaatatttaaataatattaatactatatttatgaaattcattgaaAATGCATGTCTGCATCACTTTGGTGAAattgtattaatatttatattacttcAAGCCAAATTTTCAAGTTGAAGAATGCTTCGAGAATGATTTTCATGATTAAttgttacctttttttttacaaaaatcttTCTCCATAATTTATTGTTTCTGAAGTACTCTAGTTCTTTTGGATTGCAAACAATGTTTTGCCAACAACAAAgcaatgtttttattaaattaatgttttttacaGTATTCTGACTTTTTTGGAGAACATGTCCATGATGTATTCAATAAAACAACAGAACATAACAACATAGGCATAGAACTTGTCAGACATTTATTGTTTgttcatatattaattaataaagcaGAAAATAACAACATATGCATAATAATTTGTAGACATTATTGTATGAGATGCTTATACAATCCATGTGTAATTCATTTTCCAGAAATGGATGAGATTGAGGAGCTCCGGCTATATTTTGCTATCTATATGTGCTACTTTTATGTTTTGAACATCATGATTGCTACTTGTGCAAACGTGGAAAGCAACAATAGAGGTAGAATGATTCAATGCGAGATTGAGTCATCATCAAGTAGACGTCGTAAACAATATGATTACTTGAACAGGGTGGTTTACGAAAGCGACATTAAGTGCATTGACAAACTGCGCATGGATCGTCaatgttttcataaattatgtCGATTGCTAACCACCAACGGTGGGTTACGGGGCACGAAAAATGTATTAGTTGAGGAGATGGTTGCAATGTTTCTAAACATTATAGCACATCatgtaaaaaatagaataattaaatttgacttcTTGCGATCTGCCGAAACAGTTAGTCGACATTTCCATGCtgttttaaaatcaattattcTATGCCATGGTGTTCTACTTAAGAAGCCTGAACCTctcaatgaaaattcaaatgatcaTAGGTGGAAGTGGTTCAAGGTAACAACATTcgtctatttttgttatttcattttattattagtggacatagtgtaagtgataactttttttttttaacctagaATTGCCTTGGAGCATTGGATGGTACACATATCCGAGTGAATGTGCCTAGAGTTGATCGACCACGATATAGAACAAGGAAATCTGAAATAACCACTAATGTACTTTCGGTGTTTTGCGATCacgacatgcaatttatatatgtcttgtCCGGATGGGAGGGTTACGCACATGATGGCTGAGTTCTTAGGGGACGCTATTACGAAAACCTAATGGACTAAAAGGTCCCAAATGGTATACAAAATTTCTAtaagtttattaaattaatctcacaaaaaaatattatgtaatacaaatatattttcttattaggTTTCTATTATTTGGTCGATTCGGGATATGCAAATTGCCCAGGATTTCTTGCACCTTTTCGAGGTCAACGATATCATTTGAGTTCTTGGAGTGATGGCCATCAACCAGTAACTCCAgaagaattttttaatatgaaacatGCCAGTGCTAGAAATGTAATCGAGAGGACTTTTGGCCTCTTAAAAATTAGGTGGAAAATTCTAGCTAGTCCAAGCTTTTACAGCATAGCCACCCAACGGCGTATTATCAATGTGTGTTGCTTGCTACATAATTTCATTAGAAAGGAGATGATTGAAGACCCTGCAGAAGATGAAGTGGGCACTCTATCTTtggaagaaaacatagaagatGAAATTGGTAATATCACAGCTGTTGAACCAACAAATGAGTGGACTGAATTAAGGAATCAAATGGCTGTGGACATGTTCAACACTTGGCGATCAAGCCAAGTGATTCATTAGCTATTTATGTACTTTGAATGCTTTAATGCAAAACTTTTTCCTTTGGTATTGTATTCGtacattttaatattatatatgccAAACATGTTTGagatattttgtatttgtgtgccatatattttatattggttCTTAATTTCCCAAATGATATCATCTACcttattactttatttattttatgtttttgtatagTATGGACTCAGAATCTCAACAAAGGGGTCGTGGACAAAATAAACGATACTGGACGGCAGAAGAAGACAAGGCTCTAATTGATGCCTTGGTTGAGCTTTCTGTCAATCCCATTTGGAGGGCTGAAAATGGGTTTCGAGGTGGATATCTCCTTCAGTtggaaaaaatgataaaagacaAAATTCCACAGACCATGTTGAAAGCTGTGCCGAATATTGAATCCCGGGTAAAATTATTGAGAACTAAAACTACTGCAATTGTTGATATCTTACGTGTTAGTGGGTTTGATTGGAACTATGAACGTAGTACCATCATGtgtgagaaaagtgcatatgatgaatatgtcaaggtataaataattattttgagtaATTTTTCTTATGAACTATACATGTTATTTATGGTATTAATTTTTCGTTCTTATAATTGATATTCATGGTTTGTATGGTATTCATGTAACACAGGCACATAAGGAAGCTGCTGGTTTGTATGGGAAgtcttttccatttttcaattATCTTGTTGCAGTTTTtacaaaagatagggcttatGGCAATGCAAGGGCTGATATCGGAGATGAGGCAAGACAGGTGGAAAATGAGGACGATAATATTTTCGAGGAGGATGTGGGTTTTTCTCAAGTGTCTATTGAGGAATTTTCTATGCCTtctcaagaaaatgatgaaactcCATTGGCAACACCTATGGAATCGAGCAAAGATGTGACTCAAAGACATCtacacaaagaaaaagaaaaggaattcCAACAGAATCAACTATGGACCAAATTTCAGTAAATTTTCGCAGTTTTGTAGAAATGGTTGGTCCAGAATTTAAAATCTTGGCTGATGCGGCAACAAGAAATGCGTAATCCGCATCTCGACATGCTCGATGCACTTTGTCGCATAATCTTGAAATTGCAACTATTAGAGAAGAAGCTAGGCTAGAAattgaaggaaagaaaaaaattactaagtcaagtactttttttaatattgaaggACTTAATGACGATGAGGCACTAATCATGTTGCAAGCGTTGGCAAAAGATGAGGATCAACTTAAGGTGTTCTGGGACCTTCCAAATGACAAGAAATTACGGTTTTGTCGCATATATTTAGCCAAAATGCCGTATATTCCTCCCGTGGTGTAAATCAACCTGGTAAGCATGTCGTATTGCCTTTCATAAGTTTCTTATCATTAATTTCATATCTCTTGTATATGACTAGAAGCAATTCCATGAATTAAAATTTCCATGCAACTTGCCTTTCAATTGATATTTCATtcacatagttttttttatatattatgcaattcatttttttaaagctctCAGCACCTTGTTATTTCATCAAACTATAATAGTGGGTTCTAATGATGAAGTTTTCATGCACAAACTGATGATTGTCACGTGAATTTTGTATCATCAAAGCTATAATAGCTATAGTTAATCAcattttttatgcttgtttttatgtttcctaactgactttttttattatttttttattttaatttgatcttTTATACAGTAAGGAGGAACAAAAAGCGAATATCACCTCTCGACGTAGAAATGGAAGCAAGGAATTGGCATTTGGTAACAAGTCAATGATGTAGTAGTGTTTGAAGGGAACTTCTCTTCATATTTTGgtatttacataaaaatactTTGGATGATGTTATGAatgaatgttttgttttttttgtgtgtttctATGTGGCACCTGTAGGTGGAACAAGATGATGGTTTGTTTATCTTAATacttgtgtttggttgataaTTGTCAAGGAACAagatgaattatatattttacctTAATACTTTGGATGATGTTATGAATGAATGTTTGGTCTGTTTAGCTTAATACTTGTGTTTTGGTTTGTTAGATTAAGGTTTAACTGGAATAGTGTACAGGGACCAAATTTAATATTAGAATTTTACTTGGAtgggattttgttttgtttgattgtattttgtgtttttttaatgagtgtgtgaaacaaatttgaacaaaatgagattgataatatttcatatgaattttttttaattaaatgaattatgataatatgtaattataatatataatttaatagataattataaaatgaattatatattttaatatataattataagacTTATGAATTATGAATTATGAATTTTGTGGTTTGTTTGATTGGATTTTGTGTTCATATGGTTGTATTAATTGAAtgataaatacatattttaaaatttaattataatgacTATAgttaattacataatttaatacataattataatatataattataacgGCTATAgttaattacataatttaataattaattataatgattatagttaattttaaatattaaaaaaataaacccattttgtgaattataaacattatttttataccaAGGGTA from Dioscorea cayenensis subsp. rotundata cultivar TDr96_F1 chromosome 7, TDr96_F1_v2_PseudoChromosome.rev07_lg8_w22 25.fasta, whole genome shotgun sequence carries:
- the LOC120265240 gene encoding uncharacterized protein LOC120265240 gives rise to the protein MIEDPAEDEVGTLSLEENIEDEIGNITAVEPTNEWTELRNQMAVDIMDSESQQRGRGQNKRYWTAEEDKALIDALVELSVNPIWRAENGFRGGYLLQLEKMIKDKIPQTMLKAVPNIESRVKLLRTKTTAIVDILRVSGFDWNYERSTIMCEKSAYDEYVKAHKEAAGLYGKSFPFFNYLVAVFTKDRAYGNARADIGDEARQVENEDDNIFEEDVGFSQVSIEEFSMPSQENDETPLATPMESSKDVTQRHLHKEKEKEFQQNQLWTKFQ